A region of Mammaliicoccus sp. Dog046 DNA encodes the following proteins:
- a CDS encoding alpha/beta hydrolase: MKLKESRNIYLKGGNEAVLLLHSFTGTIRDVKDLAEILHKVGFTCYVPAYKGHGLSIESFLAYDVRDWWAQVEAAYQFLIDEGYEVINVLGVSLGGLMSLKLSETHKINKCIAMSTPQERYGEDIKSRLKRYGKKMNEIQGLNQEESERQLALIEDYDQGAKLFTAFIVEIMNDLKEIKNPISIMYGGQDQQLYKESAEYIYNNVATEDKTLKEYKNASHLMTRSEDHEKIEQDIMGILRT, from the coding sequence TTGAAATTAAAAGAATCTAGAAATATTTATTTGAAAGGTGGTAATGAAGCGGTATTACTTTTACATTCTTTCACAGGAACGATTAGAGATGTGAAAGACCTTGCAGAAATATTACATAAGGTAGGATTTACATGCTATGTACCTGCTTATAAAGGACATGGATTAAGTATCGAATCATTTTTAGCGTATGACGTTAGAGATTGGTGGGCACAAGTTGAAGCGGCGTATCAATTTTTAATAGATGAAGGTTATGAAGTGATTAATGTGCTAGGCGTATCATTAGGCGGATTAATGTCATTAAAACTTTCAGAAACACATAAAATAAATAAGTGCATTGCCATGTCGACGCCGCAAGAACGCTATGGTGAAGATATCAAAAGTAGACTAAAACGTTATGGTAAGAAAATGAACGAAATTCAAGGATTAAATCAAGAAGAAAGTGAGAGACAGCTTGCTTTAATAGAAGATTATGATCAAGGTGCTAAATTATTTACAGCATTCATCGTTGAAATAATGAACGATTTAAAAGAAATTAAAAATCCAATTTCAATTATGTATGGTGGTCAAGACCAACAATTATATAAAGAAAGTGCAGAATATATTTATAATAATGTGGCTACTGAAGATAAAACATTAAAAGAATATAAAAACGCATCACATCTAATGACACGTAGTGAAGATCACGAAAAAATTGAACAAGATATAATGGGAATTTTGCGAACGTAG
- a CDS encoding sugar porter family MFS transporter, with product MKLSKSMIFFFGALGGLLFGYDTGVIAGAQIFIQEELKLNESQIGFVVSCVLIGAVIGAVLISPLADKYGRKKMMMVTAFIFFIGAIGCGLAPDVVVLNISRLFLGIAVGGASALVPMYLAELAPAKDRGRLTALNQLMIMTGMLIAYIANFVWQDSAIGWRLMLGFAAVPALILFIGAVLLPESPRYLVKNGKISQALDILNNVLTKEEADKEINDIQEQNAQATGTFRDVFSKWIRPALVVAFGLAILQQWMGCNTVFYYAPRILMSGGTDAATAIKTQILLGVFYVIVTVVATIFMDRFKRRTVLMVGAIAMGVSFFALALAFHFEAGKEGFHIWTFVFIATYISSFCATWGPVMWIMIGEVFPLKIRGLAVGIASLVNWVANWTVSVSFPALEASLGDIVLFSIFGIFCVIAALFVKYFVFETRGHTLEQIEHALIENKTKLLN from the coding sequence ATGAAATTATCAAAATCAATGATATTTTTCTTTGGTGCTTTAGGAGGGTTATTATTTGGGTATGATACGGGTGTCATAGCAGGAGCCCAAATATTTATTCAAGAAGAATTAAAGTTAAATGAATCTCAAATTGGATTTGTAGTAAGTTGCGTATTAATCGGTGCAGTAATTGGTGCGGTATTAATTTCGCCACTAGCAGATAAATATGGACGCAAGAAGATGATGATGGTTACAGCATTTATCTTCTTTATAGGTGCAATTGGTTGTGGATTAGCACCTGATGTTGTTGTCTTAAATATTTCTCGATTATTTTTAGGTATCGCAGTTGGGGGAGCAAGTGCTTTAGTGCCAATGTATTTAGCAGAACTTGCACCAGCAAAAGATAGAGGACGATTAACAGCATTAAACCAATTAATGATTATGACAGGTATGTTAATTGCATATATCGCCAATTTTGTGTGGCAAGATTCAGCAATTGGCTGGCGTTTAATGCTTGGATTTGCAGCTGTTCCGGCTTTAATTTTATTTATAGGAGCAGTATTATTACCGGAATCCCCTAGGTATTTGGTGAAGAACGGTAAAATAAGCCAAGCGTTAGACATATTAAATAATGTGTTAACTAAAGAAGAAGCTGATAAAGAAATTAATGATATACAAGAACAAAATGCTCAAGCGACAGGTACATTTAGAGATGTATTTTCAAAATGGATAAGACCTGCATTAGTTGTTGCATTTGGATTAGCGATTTTGCAACAATGGATGGGATGTAATACTGTGTTTTATTACGCACCACGTATTTTAATGAGTGGCGGAACGGACGCAGCGACCGCAATTAAGACTCAAATTTTATTAGGTGTATTCTATGTGATTGTGACAGTTGTAGCGACAATATTTATGGATAGATTTAAACGTAGAACCGTATTAATGGTAGGCGCAATTGCGATGGGCGTTTCATTCTTTGCTTTAGCATTGGCATTTCATTTTGAAGCGGGTAAAGAAGGATTTCATATTTGGACATTTGTATTTATAGCTACATACATTTCAAGTTTCTGTGCAACATGGGGGCCAGTGATGTGGATCATGATTGGAGAAGTATTCCCACTTAAAATTAGAGGACTAGCAGTAGGGATTGCTTCTTTAGTAAACTGGGTAGCTAACTGGACAGTATCAGTAAGTTTTCCAGCATTAGAAGCATCTTTAGGAGATATTGTCTTATTTAGCATATTTGGTATCTTTTGTGTGATTGCAGCATTGTTTGTGAAATACTTTGTATTTGAAACACGAGGCCATACGTTAGAACAAATTGAACATGCATTAATAGAAAATAAAACAAAATTATTGAATTAA
- the xylB gene encoding xylulokinase gives MSYVLGIDLGTSSLKGILMNRSGEVVAESSSEYPLDTPSVGYAEQHPDCWILACEKVLTQLTIDVKDFGSKLEAISFSGQMHSLVVLGEDHRPVYPAILWNDVRTTDECKVIEDKLGERLFKITKNRVLEGFTLPKILWLQKNEPETWSKVKKIMMPKDFLGHWFTGVYYTEFSDAAGTLLLDGETNTWSEEMASHFDIDNDQLPKLLESFALVGQVREDIKERFNLTNDVNVYAGGADNACAALGAGLSSDTGLVSIGTSGVFSAIEPEVKNYKGQLHFFNHVIPNQYYSMGVTLAAGNSLNWFKNTFAKGQDFSALLNEIYTVNPGSEGLLFTPYIVGERSPHYDSQIRGSFIGIDTHHELKHFSRAVLEGITFSLKDSQVIYNQLNDDHIDRLISVGGGSKNPDWMQIQADIFNKNIIRLEVEQGPGLGACMIAAIGQGWFVSADEAIEEWVNYKSAVFTPNQKAVEHYERVYSIWKTAYAQTKNMSHSLQTIIKYE, from the coding sequence ATGAGTTACGTATTAGGCATAGATTTAGGAACAAGTAGTTTGAAAGGTATTTTGATGAACAGAAGCGGAGAAGTTGTTGCTGAAAGTAGTAGTGAATATCCTTTAGACACGCCAAGTGTTGGATATGCAGAGCAGCATCCAGATTGTTGGATACTTGCTTGTGAAAAAGTATTAACGCAATTAACAATTGATGTGAAAGACTTTGGCTCAAAGTTAGAAGCAATTAGCTTTTCAGGACAAATGCACTCACTTGTCGTATTAGGAGAAGATCATCGTCCTGTCTATCCTGCAATATTATGGAATGATGTTCGTACGACTGATGAATGTAAAGTCATTGAAGATAAACTAGGTGAACGTTTATTTAAAATTACGAAGAATAGAGTGCTTGAAGGATTTACTTTACCTAAAATTCTGTGGTTACAAAAAAATGAACCAGAAACTTGGAGCAAAGTTAAAAAAATCATGATGCCTAAAGATTTTCTTGGTCATTGGTTTACAGGTGTTTATTACACTGAATTTAGTGATGCTGCAGGCACACTTTTATTAGATGGAGAGACAAATACGTGGTCTGAAGAAATGGCGAGTCACTTTGATATTGATAACGATCAATTGCCTAAATTACTAGAATCATTCGCATTAGTGGGTCAAGTTCGTGAAGATATTAAAGAACGTTTCAATTTAACAAACGATGTGAACGTTTATGCTGGTGGTGCGGATAATGCATGTGCTGCACTTGGGGCTGGTTTATCAAGTGATACTGGACTTGTGTCTATTGGTACGAGTGGCGTCTTTAGTGCAATTGAACCAGAAGTAAAAAACTATAAAGGACAATTACATTTCTTTAATCACGTCATTCCGAATCAATATTATTCTATGGGTGTTACTTTAGCGGCAGGTAATTCATTGAATTGGTTTAAAAACACTTTTGCGAAAGGGCAAGATTTTTCAGCATTATTAAATGAAATATATACTGTGAATCCTGGATCAGAAGGATTGCTCTTTACACCTTATATCGTAGGTGAACGCTCTCCACATTATGATAGTCAAATACGTGGTAGTTTCATCGGTATCGATACACATCATGAATTAAAACACTTTTCACGTGCGGTATTAGAAGGAATCACGTTTAGTTTGAAAGATAGCCAAGTTATCTATAACCAATTAAATGATGATCATATAGATCGTTTGATTTCTGTAGGTGGAGGATCAAAAAATCCAGATTGGATGCAAATTCAAGCAGATATCTTCAATAAAAATATTATCCGACTAGAAGTAGAACAAGGTCCAGGGTTAGGTGCATGTATGATTGCAGCGATTGGACAAGGATGGTTTGTATCAGCAGATGAAGCGATTGAAGAATGGGTGAATTATAAATCAGCAGTATTTACACCTAATCAAAAAGCAGTTGAACATTATGAACGTGTCTATTCAATTTGGAAAACAGCTTATGCACAGACAAAAAATATGAGTCATTCATTACAAACAATAATAAAATACGAGTAA
- the xylA gene encoding xylose isomerase has protein sequence MAYFENIEKIKYEGVNTDNPLAFRHYNTEEEVLGKPMKEHLRFAAAYWHTMTQDGSDPFGSAVNTRNWFDEDPMQTAKNRVEAFFEFMDKVGIKYFCFHDVDIAPEGNSLQEFYDNLDVITDLIKEKMDETGIQLLWNTANMFTHPRYNNGAASTNNADIFAFAAAQVKKGLDLSKKLGGKNYVFWGGREGYETLLNTDMKLEQDNIARFFKMAVKYAEKIGHKPQFLLEPKPKEPSKHQYDFDAATTIAFIKQYDLEDDFKLNLEANHATLAGHTFEHELNVARNYDALGSIDANQGDLLLGWDTDEFPTDIHAATLAMLEVVRNGGLEPGGINFDSKVRRSSFEMEDLVLAHIAGMDTYARALKSVERLMNDRFFEDLIAERYASFKTGIGARIVEDKEDFDSLTEHAFSLDDVELKSSHIELVKSKFNDYLV, from the coding sequence ATGGCTTATTTTGAAAACATAGAAAAAATTAAATATGAAGGTGTTAATACGGACAATCCGTTAGCTTTTAGACATTACAATACTGAAGAAGAGGTATTGGGTAAACCGATGAAAGAACATTTACGTTTTGCTGCTGCATATTGGCATACAATGACACAAGATGGGTCTGATCCATTTGGTAGTGCAGTTAATACGCGTAATTGGTTTGATGAAGATCCGATGCAAACAGCTAAAAATCGTGTTGAAGCATTCTTTGAATTTATGGACAAAGTGGGTATTAAATATTTTTGTTTTCATGATGTAGATATTGCGCCTGAAGGTAATTCACTTCAAGAATTCTATGATAATTTGGATGTTATTACAGACTTAATTAAAGAGAAAATGGATGAAACAGGTATTCAATTATTATGGAATACAGCGAATATGTTTACACATCCTCGATATAACAACGGAGCAGCTTCTACGAATAATGCAGATATATTTGCTTTTGCAGCGGCACAAGTGAAAAAAGGTTTAGATCTTTCTAAAAAATTAGGTGGAAAAAACTATGTATTCTGGGGTGGCCGTGAAGGTTACGAAACATTACTGAATACAGATATGAAACTTGAACAAGATAACATTGCTCGATTTTTCAAAATGGCAGTTAAATATGCTGAGAAAATTGGTCATAAGCCTCAATTTTTATTAGAGCCTAAACCGAAAGAACCTTCAAAACATCAATATGATTTTGATGCTGCGACTACAATTGCATTTATAAAGCAATATGATTTAGAAGATGATTTTAAATTGAATTTAGAAGCTAACCATGCAACGTTAGCTGGGCATACATTTGAACACGAACTAAATGTTGCAAGAAACTATGATGCACTTGGCTCAATCGATGCTAACCAAGGTGATTTGTTATTAGGATGGGATACAGATGAATTCCCTACAGACATTCACGCTGCAACTTTAGCAATGTTAGAAGTAGTTCGTAATGGTGGATTAGAACCAGGAGGAATTAACTTTGATTCTAAAGTACGTCGTTCATCATTTGAGATGGAAGATTTAGTTCTTGCACATATTGCAGGTATGGATACTTATGCCCGTGCTTTAAAATCTGTAGAGCGCTTAATGAATGATCGTTTCTTTGAAGACTTGATTGCAGAACGATATGCATCATTTAAAACAGGTATAGGTGCGCGTATCGTAGAAGATAAAGAGGACTTTGATTCATTGACTGAACATGCATTCAGTTTAGATGATGTAGAGCTTAAATCTAGTCATATTGAATTAGTTAAATCTAAATTTAATGACTACTTAGTTTAA
- a CDS encoding AraC family transcriptional regulator, which translates to MKSEYELIEHQKINDIKIFLIEINYRRPHLHTDLEIIYVVDGSLTVNLENQQLEVKKDQFIILNTCQLHEFISDSTAQLLILQFNTKSIEHVFPEINEILFDNQPINPNQSQTLMDNFISMCFLYFQEKDNFHLSCYGYAILALNELLNIVPYTQISNNERDRLLSRNERITRISQFINRHYHEKISLSELAENENLSTAYLSNFIKTHFGYTFQDLVNYARCEKAKYLLSNTKNNLLTISQTSGFSDVRYLNKTFKELFGMTPQQFRSIQSENELTPQSIESPTLDIQNVLTKDRSLETLKNHFSVEK; encoded by the coding sequence ATGAAAAGTGAATACGAATTAATTGAGCATCAAAAAATAAATGACATTAAAATATTTTTGATTGAAATCAATTATAGACGCCCACATTTACATACTGATTTAGAAATCATCTATGTAGTTGATGGTTCACTTACGGTAAATTTAGAAAATCAGCAGTTAGAAGTTAAAAAAGATCAATTCATCATTTTGAATACTTGCCAACTACACGAATTCATTTCAGATAGCACTGCCCAATTACTCATATTGCAATTCAATACAAAATCCATTGAGCATGTATTCCCCGAAATAAACGAAATCCTATTTGATAACCAACCTATCAATCCAAATCAATCACAGACACTTATGGATAACTTTATTTCAATGTGCTTTTTATATTTTCAAGAAAAAGATAATTTCCATCTATCATGTTACGGTTATGCAATCTTAGCGTTGAATGAACTGTTAAACATCGTACCTTACACACAAATTTCTAATAATGAACGGGATCGTTTGCTATCAAGAAATGAACGCATCACTAGAATTAGTCAGTTTATAAATCGTCATTATCATGAAAAGATTAGCCTAAGTGAATTAGCCGAGAATGAAAATTTAAGCACGGCCTATTTATCAAACTTTATAAAAACGCATTTTGGTTATACTTTTCAAGATTTAGTCAATTATGCACGATGTGAGAAAGCAAAATATTTACTAAGTAATACTAAAAATAATTTACTAACCATCAGCCAAACAAGCGGCTTTTCAGATGTACGATATTTAAATAAAACATTCAAAGAACTATTTGGCATGACACCACAACAATTTAGAAGCATTCAATCAGAAAATGAACTAACACCACAATCTATTGAAAGCCCTACATTAGATATACAAAACGTATTAACTAAAGATAGAAGTTTGGAAACATTAAAGAATCATTTTTCAGTTGAAAAGTAA
- a CDS encoding DUF4352 domain-containing protein: MNNEEISSKEWEEFEKYKNKKKSNKNKWIWGCSGCLVVFIILAIIFGGCVALISDSNSKSSLSSKVNKYKTYKVGDSAKNGDLEVTVNSVEVADQVGPSLAPTKAKNSFVIADITIKNNGTKSLTVDENMFNIKSGDKVADTDTMGSLSASQGEGEGYSTDKSFLYQKINPDSTMDGKIAFDVSDNIVNDDKKKLIIKSAMFSTNKVMFDMNDNN; encoded by the coding sequence ATGAACAATGAAGAAATAAGCTCTAAAGAGTGGGAAGAATTTGAGAAGTACAAAAATAAAAAGAAATCTAACAAAAATAAATGGATTTGGGGTTGTAGTGGTTGCTTAGTTGTATTCATCATTTTAGCAATTATTTTTGGAGGTTGTGTTGCTTTAATTAGTGATAGCAATTCTAAATCTAGCCTTTCATCAAAGGTAAACAAGTATAAAACATATAAAGTTGGCGATTCTGCTAAAAATGGCGATTTAGAGGTCACTGTAAATTCAGTAGAAGTAGCAGACCAAGTGGGTCCTTCTTTAGCACCTACAAAAGCGAAAAACTCATTTGTAATTGCTGATATAACAATAAAAAATAACGGAACTAAAAGTCTTACTGTCGATGAAAATATGTTCAATATTAAATCAGGAGATAAGGTAGCGGACACTGATACCATGGGTTCACTTAGCGCAAGTCAAGGTGAAGGTGAAGGTTATTCAACAGATAAATCATTCTTATATCAAAAAATAAACCCAGACAGCACTATGGACGGAAAAATTGCATTTGATGTATCAGATAACATCGTAAATGATGATAAGAAAAAATTGATTATTAAATCAGCAATGTTTAGTACCAATAAAGTTATGTTTGATATGAACGATAACAACTAA
- a CDS encoding LSM domain protein — translation MKLWTYVGKNVLVTLINGREFIGKVTNFDDEVENESGEDSINLDDGKSLYDFDESQIKSIEILD, via the coding sequence ATGAAACTATGGACTTACGTTGGGAAAAATGTTTTGGTAACGTTAATTAACGGACGAGAATTTATTGGAAAAGTTACAAATTTCGATGATGAAGTAGAAAACGAATCTGGAGAGGATTCAATAAACTTGGATGACGGAAAATCATTATATGATTTTGATGAAAGCCAAATAAAATCTATTGAAATCCTAGATTAA
- a CDS encoding LSM domain protein produces MKLWTYIGKKVMITFKDGEELNGIVTHYDDAVDNETGEDSIILEVGKSLYDIDESEIKYIEILD; encoded by the coding sequence ATGAAATTATGGACGTATATTGGTAAAAAAGTAATGATAACGTTTAAAGACGGCGAAGAATTAAATGGAATAGTTACACATTATGATGATGCAGTAGATAACGAAACTGGTGAAGATTCAATAATTTTGGAAGTTGGAAAATCTTTATATGATATCGATGAAAGTGAAATTAAATATATAGAAATCTTAGATTAA
- a CDS encoding LSM domain protein, with product MKLWTYIGKKVMITFKDGEELNGIVTHYDDAVDNETGEDSIIFKVGKASYDIDESEIKYIEILD from the coding sequence ATGAAATTATGGACGTATATTGGTAAAAAAGTAATGATAACGTTTAAAGACGGAGAAGAATTAAATGGAATAGTTACACATTATGATGATGCAGTAGATAATGAAACTGGTGAAGATTCTATAATTTTTAAAGTTGGTAAAGCATCATATGATATCGATGAAAGCGAAATTAAATATATAGAAATCCTAGATTAA
- a CDS encoding DUF6941 family protein, translated as MVKIAWVVPSLSVLNNQQGDLVIEKPLSFIDLEALPNNFSFNVSFGIINLEDFRQYDLNFKIIDPEEQIIFDINVAIDHQKLIQDNPEKQLKNVFESNANFNNFKFQKEGLYTIKLSIDNTEAQSNFNVNLVS; from the coding sequence ATGGTTAAGATCGCTTGGGTAGTACCATCACTTAGTGTATTGAATAATCAACAAGGAGATTTAGTTATTGAAAAACCTTTATCTTTTATTGATTTGGAAGCTTTACCAAACAATTTTTCTTTTAATGTATCTTTTGGGATAATTAATTTGGAAGATTTTAGACAATATGACTTAAATTTTAAAATTATAGACCCAGAGGAACAAATAATTTTTGATATTAATGTTGCAATAGATCATCAAAAATTAATTCAAGATAATCCAGAGAAGCAATTAAAAAATGTGTTTGAATCGAATGCAAATTTCAACAATTTTAAATTTCAAAAAGAAGGACTTTACACTATTAAATTATCTATAGATAATACTGAAGCCCAATCTAATTTTAATGTGAATTTGGTGTCGTAA
- a CDS encoding SDR family NAD(P)-dependent oxidoreductase, which produces MANQKKVLVTGATRGMGKEISKVLAEKGYHVILGARNLQDGQSIVKELESKGLSVDTVQLDVTDINSVENAAQEINALDILINNAGIALEASSPSKLDVTKVKKEFEVNVFGVINVTSALLPLLQKEKEAKIINMSSMMGSLTSALDKDSIVYNASVAGYQSSKAALNMYSIQLSKELEKEGYDISVDLVDPGMVATEFGGLDPETAKKMGARSIDVGIKRVVELVEQDGKNKNITFTNIDGVVPW; this is translated from the coding sequence ATGGCTAATCAAAAGAAAGTGCTAGTAACAGGTGCAACTAGAGGAATGGGAAAAGAAATTTCAAAAGTATTAGCAGAGAAAGGCTATCATGTAATATTAGGTGCAAGAAATCTACAAGATGGTCAATCTATTGTGAAAGAATTAGAGTCAAAAGGCTTGTCTGTTGATACAGTTCAACTAGACGTTACTGATATAAATTCTGTGGAAAATGCAGCTCAAGAAATAAACGCTTTAGATATTTTAATTAATAATGCAGGTATAGCTTTAGAAGCTTCTAGTCCATCTAAACTTGATGTCACTAAAGTGAAAAAGGAATTTGAAGTTAATGTATTTGGTGTTATTAATGTAACTTCAGCATTATTACCATTACTTCAAAAAGAGAAAGAAGCAAAAATTATTAATATGTCTAGTATGATGGGATCTCTTACTTCAGCTTTAGATAAAGATTCAATTGTATATAATGCAAGTGTTGCTGGGTATCAATCATCAAAAGCTGCATTAAACATGTATTCAATTCAGTTATCAAAAGAATTAGAAAAAGAAGGCTATGATATCAGTGTAGATTTAGTTGATCCTGGAATGGTAGCCACTGAATTTGGAGGATTAGATCCAGAAACAGCTAAAAAAATGGGAGCACGTTCAATTGATGTAGGTATAAAAAGAGTTGTTGAATTAGTAGAACAAGATGGAAAAAATAAAAATATCACTTTTACAAACATTGATGGAGTTGTACCTTGGTAA
- a CDS encoding competence protein ComK codes for MTKFIIKQSTIYLKGIKVNDHLVHTEVLEVGKQPYIIEQKPQEIMNQSCRFYGEHFQERKLFTNRLIGSTSKQPILVSPFTSTYFFCTQSERTPDNTWINILYVQHLKKLKGNKTKILLEQDQTLTFPISYHIVRQQYLKCTDLFFSNHRKNLFIKKLNGPNIDHSQEGYNIMDVMKMYPND; via the coding sequence ATGACCAAATTCATCATTAAGCAATCAACAATCTATTTAAAAGGAATTAAAGTGAATGATCATCTTGTTCACACTGAAGTTTTAGAAGTGGGGAAACAACCCTACATTATTGAACAGAAACCTCAAGAAATTATGAATCAATCGTGTCGATTTTACGGAGAACATTTTCAAGAACGAAAATTATTTACAAATCGACTCATAGGATCAACAAGCAAACAACCCATTTTAGTATCTCCATTTACATCTACTTATTTCTTCTGCACACAATCCGAAAGAACACCTGATAATACTTGGATTAATATTCTTTATGTACAACACCTCAAAAAACTCAAAGGCAACAAAACAAAAATACTACTAGAGCAAGACCAAACTCTCACATTTCCAATTTCTTATCACATCGTGCGACAACAATATTTAAAATGCACTGACTTATTCTTTTCCAATCATAGAAAAAATTTATTCATTAAAAAACTGAATGGTCCTAATATAGATCACTCACAAGAAGGTTATAATATAATGGATGTAATGAAAATGTATCCGAACGATTAA
- a CDS encoding IDEAL domain-containing protein, translating to MKPYSQVKHQSLETFVNNLNDLSVELVIDSALRENRKRELSVLIDESLANRNQTLFEQYSEELIQLEDLQS from the coding sequence ATGAAACCATATTCACAAGTTAAACATCAAAGCTTAGAAACGTTTGTTAATAACTTAAATGACTTATCTGTTGAACTTGTCATCGACTCTGCTTTACGAGAAAACCGTAAACGTGAATTATCCGTTCTAATAGATGAATCACTCGCAAATCGTAATCAAACTTTATTTGAACAATACAGTGAAGAATTAATACAGTTGGAGGATTTGCAATCGTGA
- a CDS encoding lipoate--protein ligase — translation MKFVSNNGINDPMINLAMEEYVLTSLPKDDSYFLFYINQPSIIVGKNQNTIEEVNQAYVEEHNIKVVRRISGGGAVYHDLGNLNFSFVTKDDEDSFHNFAKFTQPIVDALNAMGVNAQISGRNDIQVGDRKISGNAMVKQKDRMFSHGTLMLNSEIEEVVNALRVNEAKIKSKGIKSIRSRVANIQEFLDEPMDIETFKQHILTSIFKQEGSEEVEEYHLTQEDWDNINELSKNKYQKWEWNYGKNPKYNFERSHKFEKGLVQIKLDVKKGIIEHAAIFGDFFGVGDVKDIESAIVGVQHQKQYLTEALADIDTYHYFGDIDKEELIKLML, via the coding sequence ATGAAATTTGTTAGTAATAATGGGATAAATGATCCAATGATTAATTTAGCAATGGAAGAATATGTACTAACTTCATTACCGAAAGATGATAGTTATTTCTTGTTTTATATTAATCAACCTTCAATCATCGTTGGTAAAAATCAAAATACGATTGAAGAAGTGAATCAAGCTTATGTTGAAGAGCATAATATAAAAGTCGTCAGAAGAATTTCTGGTGGAGGTGCGGTGTATCACGATTTAGGAAATTTGAATTTTAGTTTTGTAACGAAAGATGATGAAGATAGCTTTCATAATTTCGCGAAATTTACACAACCAATTGTAGATGCACTTAACGCAATGGGTGTAAATGCTCAAATTTCTGGACGTAATGATATACAAGTCGGGGACAGAAAAATTTCTGGGAATGCAATGGTGAAACAAAAAGATAGAATGTTCTCTCATGGTACATTGATGTTGAATAGTGAAATTGAAGAAGTAGTAAATGCTTTGAGAGTAAATGAAGCTAAAATTAAATCAAAAGGTATTAAATCTATTCGATCTAGAGTTGCGAACATACAAGAATTTTTAGACGAACCAATGGATATCGAAACGTTCAAACAACATATACTTACTTCTATTTTTAAACAAGAGGGTAGTGAAGAAGTAGAAGAATACCATCTTACACAAGAAGACTGGGATAATATTAATGAACTCAGTAAAAATAAATATCAGAAGTGGGAATGGAATTATGGTAAAAATCCAAAATATAATTTTGAAAGAAGCCACAAGTTTGAAAAAGGGTTAGTACAAATTAAATTAGACGTTAAAAAAGGAATTATAGAACACGCTGCAATATTTGGAGACTTCTTTGGTGTAGGGGACGTTAAAGATATTGAATCAGCAATTGTTGGTGTACAACATCAGAAACAATATTTGACTGAAGCATTAGCGGATATTGATACGTATCATTACTTTGGTGATATTGATAAAGAAGAATTAATTAAATTAATGCTATAA
- a CDS encoding YkvS family protein gives MTVAEVGNIIEFQDGLKGRVEKINENSVIVDLTIMDNFESLELPEKTVVNHKRYTIISEEG, from the coding sequence ATGACAGTTGCAGAAGTTGGAAATATTATTGAATTTCAAGATGGATTAAAAGGCCGCGTAGAAAAAATTAATGAAAATTCAGTTATCGTTGACCTAACAATTATGGATAACTTTGAAAGTTTAGAGTTACCTGAAAAAACGGTCGTGAATCATAAACGCTATACTATAATTTCTGAAGAGGGATAA